The DNA sequence GGGCTCGTCGCCGAGCACGATGTCGAAGCCGTTGCGCACGAAAATGCCCTCCGAGCCCAGCCCGGTGCTGATGATGCACTTGCCCAGGGCCATACCCTCAATGATTTTGATGCGCATGCCGCCGCCCGAGAGCAGGGGCACGATCATCACGTCGTACTGCTGCATGAACTCGGCCGCCGACTCCACGAAGCCGTGCACGATGACGTTTTTCTTGGCCAGGCTCTGCAACCGGGCGGGCGTGTTTTTGCCGGCAATGTGCAGTTCCAGCTCCGGCAGCTGCTGGTGGGCATGGGGCCACACCTGGGTCAGAAACCAGTCGAGCCCCTCCAGATTCGGCAGCCAGTCGAGCGAGCCGATCAGGAACAGAGTCCGGGGCTTGGCCTTCAGCCGCGGGTTGATCTGGAACCGGTTCAAATCGACGCCGGCGGGCACGAACACTACCGGCTCGGGGCAGCCCATGGCCCGCAGGCGGCGCTGGTCGGGCTCGGTAATGGCCGCCACGGCATCGAAGCGGGGCAGGTAGGCTTCCTCAAACTTTTTCAGCTCCTTGGCCAGGTGCTTCAGGTAGAGCCGCTTGAGCGGATTGACGGCCCCGGCCGCCAGCATCTGCCAGATGGTGTACTCCACGTTGTGGGCGCGCAGCACCACCGGCAGCCGGGGCGCCTCGCGCTTGATTACGTCCACGTACCAGGCCACAAACGTGCCTTCCACCTGCACCACGTCGAACTGCTCGGTGCGCAGCAGCTCCACCAGCTGCGCCTCCACGGCCGCGCTGATAAAGCGCTCCACGTTGTAGGGCACCGTGCCGGTCAGCAGATTTTTCAGGGCTTTCACCGGCGAGAGGCGGGTATCGACGGGCACCGTGATGAGGCGCACGCCGGACAGGTGGCTGAGCACGGTGTCGGGCTGCTGGTGCTTGGGCGTGTTGATGGCCAGCACCGTGACGCGGTGCCCCTGCGCGGCCAGGCCGGCCGCCACGTCGTACATGGCAATGGCCCCGCCATCGTGGGGCGGAAACGGCACGCGCGGACAGAGTTGGAGAAGATGCACTGAAGAAATACGAACGGTAGAGAGCAGCGCCGGAGCGGAAGGCAAAGCTACGCAGAAGCCGCTGGATGGACACCCCACCCCAACCCCTCCCCACGGGGAGAGGGGCTTATTTTACTTTGGCAGTAGTGTTGTTCTCCTTAAGCGGTAGATAAACGGCTTGGCTATAAGGCCGGTTTATGGTGGGATTTCATAAATAGGACTAGCAAATTTTAGCGCAGCAAGACGTTGTACTAGTAAAAGAAGCCCCTTCCCCGGCGGATTCCGCGCATCAAGCGGGAAGGGGTTGGGCTGGGGTCAGACCCGAAACTGGCCCACCAGGGCGTTGATCTGCTCCTCGGTGCCCAGCACCAGCAGCACGTCGCCGGGCGAGGGGCGGGTGTCGGCGCTGGGGCTCACGGTAAACTCGCCGGTGTACTGCTTCAGGCCGATGACGGTGGCCCCGGTGCGGGAACGGATGTCCAGCTCCCGGATGCTGAGGCCCTGAAACTCGCGGCGGATTTCGCGGTAGCTCAGCTCCTCCAGGCGCAGCTTGTTGGGGCCCAGGCCGTTCATCATTTCCAGAAAGCGGATTACCTCGGGCCGCATCACCAGGTTGGCCATGTGGGAGCCCCCGATTTCGTCGGGCATCACCACCGAGTCGGCGCCGGCGCGCAGCAGCTTGCTTTCCGAAGTCTTGAGGCTGGCCCGGGCAATGATTTTCAGGTTCGGGTTCAGCTCCCGGGCCGTGAGGGCCACAAACACGTTGTCGGCGTCCTTGGGCAGGGCCGTAATCAGGGCGCGGGCCCGCTGAATGCCGGCCGCCAGCAGGGTTTCGTCGGTGGTGGCGTCGCCGATGACGGTGGGAATCGTGGCCCCGTTGTCGTCGGCCGCGTCGCGCAGCAGCTCCTGGTTTTGCTCGACTACTACCACCCGGGCCCCGCTGGCGCGCAGCTCGTGGTAGGCCTTGCTGCCGTTGCGCCCGAAGCCGCAGACGATGACGTGGTCGTGGTAGCCCCGGATTTCCTGGTCGGTTTTGAACATCTTGAAAATAGTACGCAGCTCGCCGTCAAAGATATAGGTCGTGAGCACCGACACGAGGTAGGCAATGACCAGCAGGTTAAAGAAAATGTAGCCCGACACGAACAGCCGCCCGGCCACCGACAGCGGGTGCAACTCCCCGAAGCCCACGGTGGAGATGGTAATCATCGTCATGTACACCGCGTCGAGGAAGTTGTAGTCCTCGATGGTCATGAAGCCGATGATGCCCGTGGCAAACCCCAGCACCGTGAGCAGCACGGCCCCCACAAAGCGGCTCAGGTTAGCGCGTTTCCACATGCAGGTTGGTTTGGATTAAAAGGTTCTCGTTGAACGTCATTCCGGGCGCAGCCGAGGAATCTCGCCAGCAATGGTAAGTATATGGCATTGCAACGTCAGCCCGCGAGATTCCTCGGACGCTGCTTGATGCGCAGAATGCTCGGAATGACGCTCTATTGTCAAAACCCCGACACAATCTACCCGTTGACGCGCGGAATGACGGTGCCGAGCATGTTGCCCAAATCGTCGTCCATCTTCTTGAGCAGCTTAATGGTGTGCAGGGTTTCGAGCAAAGCCAGCTCGTCCATGGGGTGGCGCAGGGCTTCGAGGCGGACGGACAGCTCCCGCTGCACGTTCACCTTGTTGAGGCGCAGAATGGCGTTGTCGCAGGCCTGCTGGAGCTGGTCTACTTCCCGGGGCACGTAGATCTGGTGGGTGCTCCAGTTGGGGCTGAGCTCGTACTTCTCGGTAGCCAAGTCACTGACCAGCAAGCGAATATCCGCGCGGCCGTGCTGGATGAAGGTGCGCACCTCGGGCCAGCGGCCCTGCTCCATTTCCTGACGGCAGAGGTGCAGCAGATCGGCGTAAATCGGGGTCTGGATGGGCGTTTCTTCCAGCTGCCCGAAGATGTACTGGGCCACGGCCATGTCCTCGGTGAGCGGCTGGGCGGCGTAGAGCAGCAGCAGGCGCACCACTTCCCGCTCGCAGGCCTGCAACACGTCGGGCACGGGCTCCACGTCGGTATCGGCCTCGGGGGTGCCGCCGCTGGCCGCCGCCAGCTCGTCGGGCGAGGCCCCGTACATGGCCATTTCGGCCTCTTCCTCGGGACTGAGGGCTTTAGTTGTTGGTTGTTGGTTGTTAGTTGTTGGGGCAGACGAATACGGGCGGTTGCCCGACTGCGAATAACTGCCACCCCCGCTCCCACCGCCGCCCTGGCTTCCGTTGCTGCTGGGCGCGGCACGCTGGGAATCCTTCTTAACCAGCTTGTTGTACTCGGTGATGAGCACCTGCTCGTCGATGCCGAAGGTGGTGCTGGTTTGCTGCAAAAACACCTGCCGCTTGATCGGGTCGGGCACTTTGGCAATGCTCTGGAGCACTTCCCGGATGGCCTCGGCCTTCTTCACCGGGTCGTGGGCCGCCTCCTGCGACACCAGGCGGGTCTTGAAGGAAATAAAGTCCTGGCTGTTCTTTTCCAGGTAGTCCTTGAAGCGCTGGTCGCCGACTTTGCGGATGTAGCTGTCCGGGTCGTCGCCGTCGGGGAAGAGCACCACGCGCACGTTCAGGGCCCCTTCGAGCAGCATGTCGATGCCGCGCAGCGAGGCCCGGATGCCGGCCGCGTCGCCATCGTAGAGCACCGTCACGTTGTCGGTGTAGCGCCCGATCAGGCGAATCTGGCTTTCGGTGAGCGAGGTACCCGACGAGGCTACCACGTTCTTAATACCGCCCTGGTGCAGGCTCAGCACGTCGAGGTAGCCTTCCACCAGGTAGCACACTTCCTCGGTCCGGATGGCCTGCCGGGCCTGAAACAGCCCGTAGAGCACGTCCGACTTGTGGTAGATGTCGGACTCGGGCGAGTTGAGGTACTTGGCCGTCTTGTCGTTGGCCTTGAGCGTGCGGGCCCCGAAGCCGATAACCCGGCCCGAAACGTTGTGAATCGGGAACATCACCCGGCCCCGGAACCGGTCGTAGCGCCGGTTCGGGTCGTCCTCGCGCACGATGGTCAGGCCGGTCTTCTCCAGGTACTTGGCCTCGAACCCCTGCTTCTGAGCGGCCTTGAGCAAATCGTCCCACTGGTCGAGCGAGTAGCCCAGCTCGAAGGTCTTGATGGTGGTCTGGTTCAGGCCGCGCTGCATCAGGTAGCTCAGCCCGATGCTCTCCCCTTCCTCGGTTTCGTGGAGCAGCTTCTGGTAGTGGTCCTTGGCCCAGTTGGAGACGATAAACTGGGAGTCCTTCTCGTTCTGGACGAGCTGCTCCTCGGGCGTCTTTTCCTCTTCCTGGATGTCAATGGCGTACTTTTTCGCCAGATACTTCAGGGCCTCCACGTAGCTGGTGCCCTCGATGTCCATGATGAACTGCACCACCCCGCCGGCCTTGCCGCAGCCAAAGCACTTGTAGAGGCCCTTGGCCGGGGCCACCGAGAAGCTCGGCGACTTCTCGTGGTGAAACGGGCAGCAGGCCCACATATTATTACCCTTGCGCTTCAGGGTCACGAAGTCACCCACCACCTCGACGATGTCGGCGTGGTGAATGATCTGGTCAACGGTTTCTTTCGGGATACGGGCCAAGGGTACTGGGGGGGCAACAGGGTTCGGAGGAAGCGGAACAGGACGACGAAGGTACGAGGTTCCCGGGCCGAAACGGCAGTGTTCATTGGCGAGTGCAACCTTCCGTCCATGGGTTTCCCCCAGCCGCGTAGCGGCAGCACGTCTATAGCTATCCAGAAAATCCCGGCCGTAAGAGCCGCGTGGCGGCACCGTAGACCTGGTGCGCCGTATGCCGCCGCTACGCGGCTCAACCCGGTGACGATTTCCGTTGCTGCTATACCCATGCCGCCGCGCCGCGGCTCTTTTCCGCGGCTTCCCCGAACTCAAGTTATTTCCTGTCGCCCCGACACCCCGACCAAAACAGGGAAAGGCGGCCCCTGCTCCATGCAGAGGCCGCCTTTCGAAGAGTTGTCAGCCGCCATTCGCCCAGCTGCGACTGACGTTTTCTGCCGGATTGCGGGCCCGTCACTCACCGGCGGGCCCCCAAAACGCGCGGGGCCGTTGCAGCGGCGCCCACAGCGTAGCAGATTGCTGGAGTTCTTACAGTTCATACCGGAAATGAGGGCCGGAAGGTTGCGCAAATTTCAAGCGAACCAGAAAATCTCAAGCTCCTCAGCCCCACCCTACTTAGCCCGCCGGATAAAGATGTCGCCCATCAGGGACTTCATCATAATCTCGGCCCCGCCGCCGTTGAGCTTGCCGTAGGTCCAGCCGTCGGCGTTGAGGCGGTAGACGCCGTTCTGCACGGTGCGCTTCACCGGCGCGGGGGCCTTTTCGGCGGTCAGGTCGAAGTCGCTGTAGACGTCGCCCTGGTCGGATTTGAGCTTGAGGGCCGCTTTGGTCGAGGCCGGCAGCGTCACGTCGACCTGGCCGTTGACGGTGGAAAACGCCATGGGCGCGCCCCCCGTTACGGTTTTGAACGTGGCCTTGATGGCGCCGTTCACGGTGTTGGCCACGGCCGAGCCGCCCACCTGCCGCAGCACCACGTCGCCGTTCACGTTGCTGACTTCCAGCTCCCCGCTCACGTTTTCGACCACGATGTCGCCGTCGTTGACGGTGCTGAGCTGCAGGGCAAAGCGCTGGGGCACCTTGATGGTCAGGTTCACGGGCTGCTGCCAGGAGCTGGATTTGACGGTCACGCGGTTGTCGTTTTCCTCGGCCGTTACGTCGAAGTTGGCGTTGCCCGACACCCGCTTCAGGCCGTTGCGGGGGCGGTCCTGGTCGTCGTCGTCGTCGTCGTCGTTGCGCCCCTTGGCCGAGGCGTCGATGAGCACGTCTTTGCCCGCGTAGCCCACCACGGTAATGGAGCCGTTCACGGTCTTGACTTTTAGCAGGCCGGGCTTGCCGGGGGCGCTGAGGGGCACCACCAGCTGCTCCTTGCTTTGGGCCGCCACTCCGAGCGTGGTCAGCAACAGGAGGAGGCTCAGGAAAGCGCGCGTCGGGCGGTATACTGGAGTTTTCATTCGGGTCGGCGTTTGATGGTCACGTCGCCGTTGAGGGTTTCGAAGCGGAAGTCGTTGCCGCCCTTGCCCAGGCGCACGGCCGTGCCCTTGGAGAGTTTGTACGTGGTGCCGGCGGTGGTGCTCGTCTTATTTTGCACCACCTGCACCGGCAGGTTTTCCACGTTGGGAAAGTCGGTGAGCAGCTCGCCGTGCATGCTTTTAAAGTGCACGTCGGCCGCCACATCGGCCGGGTACGTCACTAGGATGTCGCCGTTGATGGTGCTGTAGGAGCACTTGCCGGTGGGGCTGCTCCCATACTCCGCCACCACGTTGCCGTTGATGGTGCCGACTTCGGTGGCTCCCTTCACGTTGCGCAGCGTCACGGCCCCGTTGATGTTGCGGGCCTTGAGCGGGCCGCTCACGTCCTGCACCAGCACGGCCCCGTTGTTGATGGTCGATACGGTCAGATGCATCCGGGCGGGCACTTTCACCACGTATTCGAAGGTGAAGTGGTAGTCGATGTCGCGCCGGCTTGAGTTGCGGTTCCGGTTGAAGCCCGGCCGCGAGTCGTAGGGGCCGGCCAGGTAGGCCACCACGCTGTCGTTGCGCTGGTAGGCGCCCAGCACGGCTTCCTGCTTGCCCAGCGCCAGGTCGGCCTCGGTGTCGGCCCGGATGATGCGGGTGACTTCTAGCACGACTTTGTTGCCCGTGGTGCCCTGCACGCGCACCGGCCCGTCGATGTTGTAGATGGCCAGCGTGCTGCGGCCCGGGTCGGCCGTCAGGGTAAATTCGCGGCGGATTTCCTCCTTGAACTCGCGCTTTTGGGCCTGGGCCTGGCAGCTAGACAGCAGTACCAGCAGCGTTATCAGGCTGGGGAGAATAGTAGGTTTCATGGTAGGGTTCGGGGGTTGAAGGCGCGGCGGGCCGGCCGTTGGAGAGGGTTTTGAGGCTTGCCTCGATTTTGCTTTTCACTGCCTGGTTCAGGCCCGGCTGCCGCAGCAGGCGGCGCAGGGGCTGAACCGAGCGTTTTTCCTGGAGCTGCACCATCACGTCGGCCAGGGCCGACTGCACCAGGGGCGAATCCTGGTGCCGCAGGGCCTGCACCAGGCCCAGGCGCACGTTGGGCTCGTGGGCCAGCTGGGCCAGGGCTTCGAGGGTGGCCAGGCGCACATTCACGTTTTCGTCGTGGTTGAGCGTGCTCAGCAGGGCTTCCACCACCTTGTCGTTGGCCCCGCTCAGCTCCTTGGTGTAGCTCACGGCCCGCAGCCGCTCGGTGGCCGAGGGGTTTTCAATCAGGGAAAGCAGCATCACCTGGCGCATCTGCTCCACCTGGGTGGTCAGGGCGGCCAGCTGCTGCTGGTCGGTGGTGGCCGGCGCGGTTTTGGGGCCGCGGCCCAGCCAGTAGCCGGCGGCCAGCCCCACCACGAGCAGGCCCAGGCCGTAGGCCAGGCGCAGGGCCGGGCCCGGCACCAGCAGGGCCCGCAGTTTCGACCAGAAGCCGCCCAGGCTGAAGCGGGGCTGGGCCTCCACTTCCTCCTTATAGGCCGCCAGCATCGAGTAGAAAGCCGGCCGCAGGTTTTCGCTCGGTTCCGGCTCCGGCACGGCCCCCAGCGTCTGCCACACCCGGCGCAGGGCCCGCAGCTCTTCCTGGCAGTCGGGGCAATGGGCCAGGTGGGCGGCCACGCGGGCCTGCTCCGCCGCGGGCAGCTGGTGACTTATATACTCTGGCAGCTCTGGTTGAGCCTGTTCGCAATGCATGTCCATCCCGTCAGTTTTCAATGCGCAGGTAAATTGTTTTCAGCTCGTTCATGGCCCGGTGCACCCGCACTTTCACCGCGCCTTCGGTCGTATTCAATACCCGGGCTATTTCCTCGTATTTGAGCTCCTGAAACCGGCTCAGGATCAGCACTTCGCGGTTTTCGGCGCTCAGCCGCCCCAGGGCCCGGTGCAGGGTGGCTACTTCCTGCTCGCGCTGCAGCGCGTCGTCGGCCCGGGGCCCACCGCCTATTTTCTCGGCGAAGTCCTGCACGTCGGCGTGGTGGCTGGCGTGGCGGTTCTTCTTGACGTGGTCGGCCAGCACGTTGCGGGCCAAATGGTACATCCAGGTCCGAAACTCGCCCTCGCCGGTGTAGGTGTGGCGGTACTTGAGCATGCGGTAAAACACGTTCTGCACCAGATCCTCGCTGGTATCCGCGCGGCCCAGCATGTGGTACAGAAAGGAGAACAGCTTGCGGTGGTGGCGTTCGAAGAGCAGGCCCATTCGGTCCACGTCGCCGGCCTTCACCCGGAGCATTAGCGCATTGTCAGTAAGCGAGTCCAACCGGCGAAAGGTGGTAGGTGGTGGGGTATTTGGTTGTGGACACCGCCCCAGGAAAGGAAGGTTACAGCAAAGCAGAAATTATTTTTTGACTTGGTAGTTGTAGGGATTTCTACGGCTGTCATCCTGAGCCTGCGAAGGACCTTGTGGGATAGGAACGACTAAAGTAACAACGACTTGTTCTGGCGTGATAAGGTCCTTCGCAAGCTCAGGATGACGGGCGGAAAAGGATATAGCTGGGTTTAACACTAACTCTACCTAGCCCGGTAACTTCCGCCCGCAATTCCGGGTTATCTTTGCAGTCCGCATTCTGCATTTCTGACCTATGGCTATTACCAAAGAAGACGTCCTCCGGGCCCTGAGCTACGTGGAAGAGCCCGACCTGGGCAAAGACCTCGTGACCCTCAACATGATTGAGGACGTGCATATCGACGGCAAAACCGTCTCGTTTTCCGTCATCCTGACCACGCCCGCCTGCCCGCTCAAGGAGCTGATTCACAACGCCTGCGTGCGCGCCATTCACACGATGGTCGACAAGGACGCCGACGTGAAAGTAAATCTGACCTCGCGCGTGACTACCGCCCGGGCCGCCAACTCGGCCGTGCTCAGCGGGGTTAAAAACATCATTGCCATTGCCTCGGGCAAGGGCGGCGTGGGCAAAAGCACCGTGACGGCCAACCTGGCCATTGCCCTGGCCCGCACCGGCGCCAAGGTCGGCCTGGTCGACGCCGACATTTCCGGACCCAGCATGCCGGTCATGTTCGGGGTGGAAGATGCCCGCCCCCACGTCTTCCAGGGCCCCGACGGCCGCAACCTGATTCAGCCCATCGAGAAGTTCGGCGTTAAGCTCATCAGCATCGGCTTTCTGGCTCCGTCCGACAGCGCCATCGTGTGGCGCGGCCCGATGGCCTCCTCGGCCCTGAAGCAGTTCATTACCGAAGTGGATTGGGGCGAGCTGGACTACCTGCTGCTCGACATGCCCCCCGGAACCTCCGACATTCACCTCACGCTGGTGCAGACCGTGCCCGTAACCGGCGCCCTCATCGTGACCACGCCCCAGAAA is a window from the Hymenobacter aquaticus genome containing:
- a CDS encoding glycosyltransferase family 4 protein, producing MHLLQLCPRVPFPPHDGGAIAMYDVAAGLAAQGHRVTVLAINTPKHQQPDTVLSHLSGVRLITVPVDTRLSPVKALKNLLTGTVPYNVERFISAAVEAQLVELLRTEQFDVVQVEGTFVAWYVDVIKREAPRLPVVLRAHNVEYTIWQMLAAGAVNPLKRLYLKHLAKELKKFEEAYLPRFDAVAAITEPDQRRLRAMGCPEPVVFVPAGVDLNRFQINPRLKAKPRTLFLIGSLDWLPNLEGLDWFLTQVWPHAHQQLPELELHIAGKNTPARLQSLAKKNVIVHGFVESAAEFMQQYDVMIVPLLSGGGMRIKIIEGMALGKCIISTGLGSEGIFVRNGFDIVLGDEPSAWLELLRRYYHGELDHAAIGQEAGRTIARLYDNRRVVESFLDLYSIAQSRSQRPQRA
- a CDS encoding HEAT repeat domain-containing protein, with the protein product MKTDGMDMHCEQAQPELPEYISHQLPAAEQARVAAHLAHCPDCQEELRALRRVWQTLGAVPEPEPSENLRPAFYSMLAAYKEEVEAQPRFSLGGFWSKLRALLVPGPALRLAYGLGLLVVGLAAGYWLGRGPKTAPATTDQQQLAALTTQVEQMRQVMLLSLIENPSATERLRAVSYTKELSGANDKVVEALLSTLNHDENVNVRLATLEALAQLAHEPNVRLGLVQALRHQDSPLVQSALADVMVQLQEKRSVQPLRRLLRQPGLNQAVKSKIEASLKTLSNGRPAAPSTPEPYHETYYSPQPDNAAGTAV
- a CDS encoding potassium channel family protein, whose protein sequence is MWKRANLSRFVGAVLLTVLGFATGIIGFMTIEDYNFLDAVYMTMITISTVGFGELHPLSVAGRLFVSGYIFFNLLVIAYLVSVLTTYIFDGELRTIFKMFKTDQEIRGYHDHVIVCGFGRNGSKAYHELRASGARVVVVEQNQELLRDAADDNGATIPTVIGDATTDETLLAAGIQRARALITALPKDADNVFVALTARELNPNLKIIARASLKTSESKLLRAGADSVVMPDEIGGSHMANLVMRPEVIRFLEMMNGLGPNKLRLEELSYREIRREFQGLSIRELDIRSRTGATVIGLKQYTGEFTVSPSADTRPSPGDVLLVLGTEEQINALVGQFRV
- a CDS encoding RNA polymerase sigma factor, which encodes MLRVKAGDVDRMGLLFERHHRKLFSFLYHMLGRADTSEDLVQNVFYRMLKYRHTYTGEGEFRTWMYHLARNVLADHVKKNRHASHHADVQDFAEKIGGGPRADDALQREQEVATLHRALGRLSAENREVLILSRFQELKYEEIARVLNTTEGAVKVRVHRAMNELKTIYLRIEN
- a CDS encoding DUF4097 family beta strand repeat-containing protein, whose amino-acid sequence is MKPTILPSLITLLVLLSSCQAQAQKREFKEEIRREFTLTADPGRSTLAIYNIDGPVRVQGTTGNKVVLEVTRIIRADTEADLALGKQEAVLGAYQRNDSVVAYLAGPYDSRPGFNRNRNSSRRDIDYHFTFEYVVKVPARMHLTVSTINNGAVLVQDVSGPLKARNINGAVTLRNVKGATEVGTINGNVVAEYGSSPTGKCSYSTINGDILVTYPADVAADVHFKSMHGELLTDFPNVENLPVQVVQNKTSTTAGTTYKLSKGTAVRLGKGGNDFRFETLNGDVTIKRRPE
- the dnaG gene encoding DNA primase — protein: MARIPKETVDQIIHHADIVEVVGDFVTLKRKGNNMWACCPFHHEKSPSFSVAPAKGLYKCFGCGKAGGVVQFIMDIEGTSYVEALKYLAKKYAIDIQEEEKTPEEQLVQNEKDSQFIVSNWAKDHYQKLLHETEEGESIGLSYLMQRGLNQTTIKTFELGYSLDQWDDLLKAAQKQGFEAKYLEKTGLTIVREDDPNRRYDRFRGRVMFPIHNVSGRVIGFGARTLKANDKTAKYLNSPESDIYHKSDVLYGLFQARQAIRTEEVCYLVEGYLDVLSLHQGGIKNVVASSGTSLTESQIRLIGRYTDNVTVLYDGDAAGIRASLRGIDMLLEGALNVRVVLFPDGDDPDSYIRKVGDQRFKDYLEKNSQDFISFKTRLVSQEAAHDPVKKAEAIREVLQSIAKVPDPIKRQVFLQQTSTTFGIDEQVLITEYNKLVKKDSQRAAPSSNGSQGGGGSGGGSYSQSGNRPYSSAPTTNNQQPTTKALSPEEEAEMAMYGASPDELAAASGGTPEADTDVEPVPDVLQACEREVVRLLLLYAAQPLTEDMAVAQYIFGQLEETPIQTPIYADLLHLCRQEMEQGRWPEVRTFIQHGRADIRLLVSDLATEKYELSPNWSTHQIYVPREVDQLQQACDNAILRLNKVNVQRELSVRLEALRHPMDELALLETLHTIKLLKKMDDDLGNMLGTVIPRVNG
- a CDS encoding Mrp/NBP35 family ATP-binding protein, coding for MAITKEDVLRALSYVEEPDLGKDLVTLNMIEDVHIDGKTVSFSVILTTPACPLKELIHNACVRAIHTMVDKDADVKVNLTSRVTTARAANSAVLSGVKNIIAIASGKGGVGKSTVTANLAIALARTGAKVGLVDADISGPSMPVMFGVEDARPHVFQGPDGRNLIQPIEKFGVKLISIGFLAPSDSAIVWRGPMASSALKQFITEVDWGELDYLLLDMPPGTSDIHLTLVQTVPVTGALIVTTPQKVALADAQKGLQMFRQPQINVPVLGIVENMAWFTPAELPDNRYFIFGEGGGKALADKHEVPLLGQLPLVQSIRENGDLGTPAITQPGTPAAALFEHLAEELARQVSIRNAVAPRTQVVEMKS
- a CDS encoding DUF4097 family beta strand repeat-containing protein, giving the protein MKTPVYRPTRAFLSLLLLLTTLGVAAQSKEQLVVPLSAPGKPGLLKVKTVNGSITVVGYAGKDVLIDASAKGRNDDDDDDDQDRPRNGLKRVSGNANFDVTAEENDNRVTVKSSSWQQPVNLTIKVPQRFALQLSTVNDGDIVVENVSGELEVSNVNGDVVLRQVGGSAVANTVNGAIKATFKTVTGGAPMAFSTVNGQVDVTLPASTKAALKLKSDQGDVYSDFDLTAEKAPAPVKRTVQNGVYRLNADGWTYGKLNGGGAEIMMKSLMGDIFIRRAK